A single region of the Eleginops maclovinus isolate JMC-PN-2008 ecotype Puerto Natales chromosome 4, JC_Emac_rtc_rv5, whole genome shotgun sequence genome encodes:
- the cplx3b gene encoding complexin-3b has translation MAFMVKHVVGGQLKNLTGGLGEEKPEAEKTDAAAQGMTQEEFEQYQQQLEEEKQEREAGFAQKKAERATVRSHFRDKYRLPKNETDETQIQQAGDDVVLPTELAKMIAEDNQEEASKQSVFGQLSNIQNVDMDQLKDKAQATLEDLKKQTENCSLM, from the exons ATGGCTTTCATGGTGAAACACGTGGTGGGAGGACAGCTGAAGAACCTGACCGGCGGACTCGGGGAGGAGAAACCCGAAGCGGAGAAAACCGACGCGGCGGCGCAGGGGATGACTCAAGAGGAGTTTGAACAATATCAGCAACAGTTAGAGGAGGAAAA ACAAGAACGAGAAGCCGGTTTCGCCCAGAAGAAAGCGGAGCGGGCCACAGTCAGAAGTCATTTCCGGGATAAGTACAGACTACCAAAG AACGAGACGGACGAGACCCAGATCCAGCAGGCGGGGGACGACGTGGTTTTGCCCACCGAACTCGCCAAGATGATCGCAGAGGACAACCAGGAGGAGGCGAGCAAGCAGTCTGTGTTTGGCCAGCTGTCCAACATCCAGAACGTGGACATGGACCAGCTGAAGGACAAAGCTCAGGCCACGCTGGAAGACCTGAAAAAGCAGACGGAGAACTGCAGCCTCATGTGA
- the si:ch1073-459b3.2 gene encoding growth arrest-specific protein 1 codes for MRCWCSALALLPWVLVALDAQLICWQALLRCHEEPECDLAYSQSLAACEGNIRGTRRQCPSHCINALIRLNHTRSGPDLETCNCAQDQECVNAKRTIEPCLPKRHPSDAGGIGCMEARQRCEEDSRCHTSLTAYLSYCGQLFNGRKCSSKCKATIQQMLFIPNGVLLNRCVCDGVERPFCEVVKENMSKLCPIGDHIVASDQPDVDDFYEDEDYDPRVDREEVVYHNSASLRVYSHMVLLVLPLARILY; via the coding sequence ATGAGATGTTGGTGCAGCGCCCTGGCACTTCTCCCATGGGTGCTGGTGGCCTTAGACGCCCAGCTGATCTGCTGGCAGGCGCTGCTGCGGTGCCACGAAGAGCCCGAGTGCGACCTGGCCTACAGTCAGTCCTTGGCAGCGTGtgaggggaacatcagggggACGAGGAGGCAGTGTCCCAGCCACTGCATCAACGCTCTGATCCGCCTCAACCACACACGCAGCGGGCCGGACCTGGAGACTTGCAACTGCGCTCAGGACCAGGAGTGCGTCAACGCCAAGCGCACCATAGAGCCATGTCTACCCAAGAGGCACCCCAGCGACGCGGGGGGGATCGGTTGCATGGAGGCCCGGCAGCGCTGCGAGGAGGACAGCAGATGCCACACCTCCCTCACGGCCTACCTGTCGTACTGCGGCCAGCTGTTCAACGGCAGGAAGTGCTCCTCCAAGTGCAAAGCCACCATCCAGCAGATGTTGTTCATCCCGAACGGAGTGCTGCTGAACCGCTGTGTCTGCGACGGGGTGGAGAGGCCTTTCTGTGAAGTGGTGAAGGAGAACATGAGCAAACTCTGCCCCATAGGAGACCACATTGTTGCCTCAGACCAGCCAGATGTGGACGACTTCTACGAGGACGAAGACTACGACCCGAGAGTCGACAGGGAGGAGGTGGTGTATCACAACTCTGCTTCACTCCGGGTTTACAGCCACATGGTGCTGCTGGTTCTTCCTCTGGCACGGATATTGTACTGA
- the ulk3 gene encoding serine/threonine-protein kinase ULK3 isoform X1, protein MASSSGSFAPPKLSDFILTERLGSGTYATVYKAYRKGDSREVVAVKVVSKKSLNRASTENLLTEIEILKTMRHPHIVQLKDFQWDAENIYLILEWCSGGDLSCFIRSRRILPETVARRFLQQIACALQFLHERNISHLDLKPQNILLSGSILKLADFGFAQYMSPWDEQSVLRGSPLYMAPEMVCRRQYDSRVDLWSVGVILYEALFGRAPFASRSYAELEEKIRSNQPIELPPGARVSKNCRDLLLRLLDRNPDARITFAEFFLHPFVDMEHMPSAESLVKARGSLHSGIPLPVPSLQKEMVLQAVQKDQAGERDAALCLYCSALEHFVPAIHYETERQRKEALRQKVRQYVSRAEELKALVASDNRLSFEEARTSRDILREMSRDKPRLLAALEASSAAIAKEESGSGDQEALDAYQQCLGELLLALAAEPQGRRRELLHSEIQSLMSRAEYLKKNIKMQETQSDASLDRESLADSVRSSCCLQ, encoded by the exons ATGGCTTCCAGCTCCGGCAGCTTCGCTCCTCCAAAACTGTCCGACTTCATCCTCACCGAGCGGCTGGGCAGTGGAACCTACGCCACGGTCTACAAAGCCTACAGGAAG GGGGACAGTCGGGAGGTGGTGGCGGTGAAAGTGGTCTCGAAGAAGTCTCTGAACCGAGCGTCTACAGAGAACCTGCTCACAGAGATAGAGATCCTGAAGACCATGCGCCACCCTCACATCGTGCAGCTCAAAGACTTCCAG tGGGATGCGGAGAACATCTATCTGATCCTGGAGTGGTGCTCTGGTGGAGATCTGTCCTGCTTTATTCGAAGTCGCCGGATTCTACCTGAGACTGTGGCCCGACGCTTCCTGCAGCAGATCG CCTGTGCCCTGCAGTTTCTTCATGAGCGGAACATCTCTCACCTGGACCTGAAGCCTCAGAACATCCTGCTCAGCGGCTCCATCCTCAAACTGGCAG ATTTTGGCTTCGCTCAGTACATGTCCCCGTGGGACGAGCAGAGCGTCCTGAGAGGCTCTCCTCTCTACATGGCTCCGGAGATGGTGTGCCGCCGGCAGTACGACTCCAGGGTGGATCTGTGGTCCGTGGGGGTCATCCTCTACG AGGCACTTTTTGGGCGAGCACCGTTTGCATCCAGATCATACGCTGAACTGGAGGAGAAGATCCGGAGTAACCAACCCATCGAG CTGCCTCCTGGGGCCCGGGTCTCCAAGAACTGCCGAGACCTTCTGCTGCGGCTGCTGGACAGGAACCCAGACGCCCGCATCACCTTTGCAGAGTTCTTCCTCCACCCTTTTGTGGATATGGAGCACATGCCGAGCGCAGAGAGCCTGGTGAAGGCG CGAGGCAGTTTGCACTCAGGGattcctcttcctgttcccTCTCTTCAGAAGGAGATGGTCCTGCAGGCCGTTCAGAAGGACCAGGCGGGCGAGCGGGACGCCGCGCTCTGTCTCTACTGCAGCGCCCTGGAGCACTTTGTCCCCGCTATCCACT ACGAGACGGAGCGGCAGCGTAAGGAAGCCCTCCGGCAGAAG GTCCGTCAGTACGTGTCCCGAGCCGAGGAGCTGAAGGCGCTGGTGGCCTCGGACAACAGGCTGAGCTTTGAGGAGGCCCGCACCTCGAGGGATATCCTCCGAG aaaTGTCTCGAGACAAACCCCGGCTGCTGGCTGCTCTGGAGGCGTCCTCTGCTGCCATCGCTAAG gaggagagtgGGTCGGGGGATCAGGAGGCTCTGGATGCGTACCAGCAGTGCTTAGGAGAACTCCTGTTGGCGCTGGCAG CCGAGCCGCAGGGCCGCCGCAGAGAGCTGCTCCACAGCGAG ATTCAAAGCCTCATGAGCAGAGCTGAATACCTCAAGAAGAATATCAAG ATGCAGGAGACTCAGAGCGACGCGTCCCTGGATCGGGAGTCTTTGGCAGACTCTGTGCGAAGCT cTTGCTGTCTGCAGTGA
- the ulk3 gene encoding serine/threonine-protein kinase ULK3 isoform X2 has translation MASSSGSFAPPKLSDFILTERLGSGTYATVYKAYRKGDSREVVAVKVVSKKSLNRASTENLLTEIEILKTMRHPHIVQLKDFQWDAENIYLILEWCSGGDLSCFIRSRRILPETVARRFLQQIACALQFLHERNISHLDLKPQNILLSGSILKLADFGFAQYMSPWDEQSVLRGSPLYMAPEMVCRRQYDSRVDLWSVGVILYEALFGRAPFASRSYAELEEKIRSNQPIELPPGARVSKNCRDLLLRLLDRNPDARITFAEFFLHPFVDMEHMPSAESLVKAKEMVLQAVQKDQAGERDAALCLYCSALEHFVPAIHYETERQRKEALRQKVRQYVSRAEELKALVASDNRLSFEEARTSRDILREMSRDKPRLLAALEASSAAIAKEESGSGDQEALDAYQQCLGELLLALAAEPQGRRRELLHSEIQSLMSRAEYLKKNIKMQETQSDASLDRESLADSVRSSCCLQ, from the exons ATGGCTTCCAGCTCCGGCAGCTTCGCTCCTCCAAAACTGTCCGACTTCATCCTCACCGAGCGGCTGGGCAGTGGAACCTACGCCACGGTCTACAAAGCCTACAGGAAG GGGGACAGTCGGGAGGTGGTGGCGGTGAAAGTGGTCTCGAAGAAGTCTCTGAACCGAGCGTCTACAGAGAACCTGCTCACAGAGATAGAGATCCTGAAGACCATGCGCCACCCTCACATCGTGCAGCTCAAAGACTTCCAG tGGGATGCGGAGAACATCTATCTGATCCTGGAGTGGTGCTCTGGTGGAGATCTGTCCTGCTTTATTCGAAGTCGCCGGATTCTACCTGAGACTGTGGCCCGACGCTTCCTGCAGCAGATCG CCTGTGCCCTGCAGTTTCTTCATGAGCGGAACATCTCTCACCTGGACCTGAAGCCTCAGAACATCCTGCTCAGCGGCTCCATCCTCAAACTGGCAG ATTTTGGCTTCGCTCAGTACATGTCCCCGTGGGACGAGCAGAGCGTCCTGAGAGGCTCTCCTCTCTACATGGCTCCGGAGATGGTGTGCCGCCGGCAGTACGACTCCAGGGTGGATCTGTGGTCCGTGGGGGTCATCCTCTACG AGGCACTTTTTGGGCGAGCACCGTTTGCATCCAGATCATACGCTGAACTGGAGGAGAAGATCCGGAGTAACCAACCCATCGAG CTGCCTCCTGGGGCCCGGGTCTCCAAGAACTGCCGAGACCTTCTGCTGCGGCTGCTGGACAGGAACCCAGACGCCCGCATCACCTTTGCAGAGTTCTTCCTCCACCCTTTTGTGGATATGGAGCACATGCCGAGCGCAGAGAGCCTGGTGAAGGCG AAGGAGATGGTCCTGCAGGCCGTTCAGAAGGACCAGGCGGGCGAGCGGGACGCCGCGCTCTGTCTCTACTGCAGCGCCCTGGAGCACTTTGTCCCCGCTATCCACT ACGAGACGGAGCGGCAGCGTAAGGAAGCCCTCCGGCAGAAG GTCCGTCAGTACGTGTCCCGAGCCGAGGAGCTGAAGGCGCTGGTGGCCTCGGACAACAGGCTGAGCTTTGAGGAGGCCCGCACCTCGAGGGATATCCTCCGAG aaaTGTCTCGAGACAAACCCCGGCTGCTGGCTGCTCTGGAGGCGTCCTCTGCTGCCATCGCTAAG gaggagagtgGGTCGGGGGATCAGGAGGCTCTGGATGCGTACCAGCAGTGCTTAGGAGAACTCCTGTTGGCGCTGGCAG CCGAGCCGCAGGGCCGCCGCAGAGAGCTGCTCCACAGCGAG ATTCAAAGCCTCATGAGCAGAGCTGAATACCTCAAGAAGAATATCAAG ATGCAGGAGACTCAGAGCGACGCGTCCCTGGATCGGGAGTCTTTGGCAGACTCTGTGCGAAGCT cTTGCTGTCTGCAGTGA